GCGGCATATAATCGTTCGAGCGGCAACGCTTCTTCTTTGAGTTTTAAGCCGTATTCAGTGGCGGTTGCGATCAAGGCTTTGCGGGTGACGCCGCCAAGGACCAGCTTGCCGAGGGGCGGGGTGAAGAGGGTTTCTCCGTAGAGCGCGAAAATATTGCTGCTGCTCCCTTCGATGATTAGCCCCTGGTCGACAAACAGGGCTTCGCGGGCGTTATGTCTGCGGGCAAAATCCGCAGCATAAAGACAATCGGCATGGTTGCCACGTTTCATTTGGGGGAGATGGTCGAGGGGATTACTGCGACTATTCGGCGCTAGCACGCAGGCGGCACCGGTCTCGCGCTCCTTGGCGCTGATCGAGGTCGCGGCAACCGCAGTCAGCGTGTACCAGCTGTCGTGGCCATCCGCGAGTTGAAAGCTGGTCGTCGTGCCGCGCCCCAGTGTCAGGCGCAGGCGTGAACATGGTTGATCGAGAGCCGCGGCCATCTGGGTTAACGCATCTTCAAGTCTGGACCGGTCGCAGGGAAAATCGAGAAGCTGGGCCGAAAGGCAGAGGCGATCGAGGTGCTCGGTTTGCAGGAGCACGCGGTTTTCTTCGGCCCTGAAAGTTTCAAACAGGCTGTCCCCATAGAGCAGGGCCGCGTCATCTAGCGGCAGCCTGGCAGCTTCAGGCGTGATGATCTGACCATTCAGACTAAGCAGCATCAGCGACCTCACTGAGAACCTTTCTTAAAGCCTCACCCTTGGCCAGGCATTCCAGCCATTCACGTTGTGGATCAGAGTCGGCAACGATTCCTGCGCCGACCTGGTAGCTCAGGTGATTGCCAGCGCGCTGGAAACCGCGGATCAGTATATTCAGATCCATCTCACCGCCGGCCGATATATAGCCGGCGCTGCCAGTATAGCTGCCGCGGCCGGTCGGTTCCAGTTCATCGATAATCTCCATGCAGCGCTTTTTGGGTACCCCGGTAATGGTGCCGCCAGGAAAGGTCGCACGCAGCAGGTCGAAAGGGGTCATACCAGCTTCGAGGCGGCCGCAGACATTGGAGACGATATGGGTCACATGGGAGTAGCGCTCCAGGGCCATCAATTCATCGACCCTGACGCTGCCGGCGCGGCAGACTTTACCGAGGTCGTTGCGTTCCAGATCGAGCAGCATAATGTGTTCGGCGCGCTCCTTGGGATGATCGAGCAGTTCGGTAGCCAGCTGTTGATCTTCGACTCGATCTTTGCCGCGCGCGCGGGTGCCGGCAAGCGGACGGGTTTCGGCCAGATCGCCACGCAGGGAGACCAGACGTTCGGGAGAACTGGAGATGATGCTGAAATCGCCCCATTGCAGCAGGCAGGCGAACGGCGACGGGTTGATCTCGCGCAGGCGGCGATAGAGTTCCGCGGAACTTCCCTGAATCTCACAGTCAAACCGGCAACTGAGATTCGCCTGGTAGATATCTCCGGCGGCGATATAGGCGCGCGTCTGTTCGACCATCGCCATGAAGCGGGTAGGGGTGATTCGCGACTGGGGGTGCAGGGGAATGTGCAGGTTTCCTGCAGGGAGTGGATATTGTTGGTGCTGAATAATATTCTCTGCGAGTTTTTTAAGATCATCAAGACGGGTGTCTTTGTTCAGGCTCGCGAGGGTCAGCATGCGTTGTTGATGATCGAAGACGGCGGTCAGATCGACCCAGTCAAGCTGAAGCTGCGGTATCGGCAGGTCGCGCTGAGCCTTTTGCGGCAGAGTCTCTATTTGCTGCGCCAGGTCGTAGCCGAAAAATCCGAAAAAGCCACCGGGGAAGGGGGTGTCTGTCGGTTGTTCAACGGCGCGGTGACTGAGGATATCCGCCAGTAGCCGCAGTGGGTCGCCGACCAGTTCACGTTGTTGTTTTCCCCGGGTCTGGAGGAGGTGCTGATGAGTCAGGCGGAACGAATCGACCACGCGCAGTGGGACAAGGGTATAGCGTCCGGTCTTTGCCTGCGGGTTCAGGGTTTCTAGAAATCCCGGGCCCTGCGGGAAGAACTGCTGATGACAGAGCAGGGGGTCGAAGGTTGCAAGCGGAATGCTGAAGGTCGTCAGGGCCATCGGTGTGTGTTACCCGGGAAAAGCAAAAAAAAAGAGGTTGACCCGCTGAAGGTCAACCTCTTGAATTTGTTTGGTGGAGCTACGCGGGATCGAACCGCGGACCTCTTGAATGCCATTTATATGGCCCACCTTGCAAGGGGCTGAACTTGTTCAGGTTTATGCCTAGTCGAGCTGACCGGTGTGGTCAGACTGACGCTGTTGGCCGTCTCGGAGTCTGGCGAGGCTTATCTGGGTGTATTTCTCGGTTGTGCGGATCTGGGTGTGTCCGAGGGTCTCTTGTACCAGGCGCAGGTCGTTGGTGGCTTCGAGGGTGTATGTACCACAAATATGGCGGAGGGTGTGAGGGCCTTTTATGGGGACTCCGCTTTTTCGGCTGGCGGTGGCGAAGGCTTTTTTCATGCTGGCGTAAGGTTCGCCGGTTTTGGGGTTTGCGGCGATATAACCTGTGGGATATTTACCTTTGTTGGCTTTACGGACTATGGCGGCTTGGCCGGCAAGGATCTTAATGGCCTCTTCGGGGAGGATGCTGGCTCTCGTTTTGCCACGTTTGGCGATGTAATAGATGACGCCATCGATCAGGTTGACATCTTGCCATTTTAGGCGGCTGGCTTCGGCATAGCGGAGTCCGGCACGCAGCATGATGTAGATGATGGCTTTTTTGGGGCCGTTATCGATGTGATCGAGCCATTTGTGCAGCTCTGCCGGGCTGGGTATTTTTGGTTGTGGGGCTTCGTAGGCGAGGCGCTGCACGCGGAAGGGGAGCGGGTCGCACATTTTGCGTTCGACCATCCAGCTGATGAGGCTTTTGAGGTAGTCAATTTCCAGGTTGCAGGATCTGGGTGTGCTTTTGCGTTTGGTTTTGTATTTGTTGATGTGGATCTCGGTGATCTCTCCGATCGTGAGTGCGCCGAAGTGGGGCTTCAGGTTTTTTAGGGCCCACAGGATTGAATCATAGGTTTTGGGCGCACGGTGCAGGCTGACCCATTCGAGCCAATCGGGGAGCACGTCAACGATGCGGGGGTTGATGAGGTTTTTTATTCCGGATCGGCGGCGCCTGAGCTGCATCTCAATGGCGTGGACTTCTATTTCGCTGCAGTCGTTGACGATCTGCCGGGTGCGGCGGCCGTTGCGGCCTTCGGGGTAGTAATCAATAACCCAGCTACCGGGGATGATGTCGCCGTTTTTGGTTTTGTTGTGGCGGATCGCCATGGGTACCTTTGTGGTGCTTCGCCAGAAGAGCTATGAAAGACGGAGAGTCTCACCGCATTTTGGGCAGGGTTTTATCTGCCCTGCATATTTTTCGGGATAAGATATTTTATTTTTGCAAGCGGGGCAGAGGATGCTTCCCGCAAGTTGTTTTTGTGGTTGCGCAGGTTCGGTGTTGTTTTTGTTTATGAGAGAGATCAACGTTTCGAGGTTTTTGTTTATTTTACGTAATTCGTCGCGGCTTGATCCTGTATAAACGTTGATAAAATACAACCAGATCGGCGCCAGAAATGCGATGATTGCAAATATGACGGCGGCTATTGTGCCGACAATACCGAAAGCTGCCATGGATTATCCTTTATTCGTTGATGTAGATTTGTGTGAGGGGATATTTTGTTTGCCCCATGTCAATCAATACGGATTCTCCTGATTTAAGATCAATATAAGTGCTGCCATTTCCGCAGGTGAGTTCATTTGTTTCAGACCTTGCACAGATATGGTTTGAGCGAATGGAGATATTTTTCCATTTTTCACTGGTGATCCTGACGCGGACGGAGTTGTCACCTCTGGCGCTGCGGTAATATTTTACTACGGTGACTCTGTATCCGGCCCGACTGGCGAGGGCGGCGAGTGGTAATGTGATAAAGATCATCAGGATGATTGCTGTTTTCATAATTCCCCCGTTTATCATTTTATTTCCCCGCTACGCTGATCCGCGCCATGCTGATGAGTCCATAGCCGCGATCGATCTTGACTGCGGTGAGGTCGATGATTCCACCTTCAAGCTGTGCCTGTTCTGGTGTAGCGTCTTTGAGGCCGAAACCGAAGGCGCCGATTCTGGTGATGGTGTGTGTTTTTAGATCTGTGTGGCGGTCCAGTCCGAAGAAATCGGGGACCTCTTCGTTAAACAGGACCGGGCCGCAGCCTGAGAGTACCGAGGTCAGTACCAGGGCAACCAGAATCGCTGAGGCGCGCTTGCTGAAGTGGGCTTGTTTTTTCCAGGCCAGGGTCAGGTAGATGATGGTGATGCTGAGGCTTATGATTGAAAAGAACGCGACCAACGTTTGAAACGGCAACATAGTGCCGATCAGCCCGAGGGCCAGAAAGGTCAAGAGGGTCAACTGGGGCTTCGATTGCTCGACAGCCGGCACGCTGGTGGCCTCGCTGAGGAGGCGGGCAATTCTGGTTTTTTTGGTGTTGATGTCTGTGATGTCTTGCACGTTACCCCCCTGCTGCCCTGATGTTTTTTGTCCTGTATCAGGCCGCATCATTTTTCAATATAGTAGAAAAGAGCTTAATGATCCTATATGAAGAGGAAAAAGCGGTTGATGCCAGGAAAATCCACAATACTATAACCATGAAATGAAAATATGTAGGATTGTCATAATTGAAAAACAAACATATAGAACTGTAAATTGCGAAGGCGAAGCACCAATGGATTGAACACATACAATGGTCAACTATTGTCATGTAGTGACCGCCGTCTTTCAACCATTTCATTGTCTTTGAATTTTTAATTGATATAAGTATTGCCTTTGTTGTAGCCAGAAAACCAACACCTATTGAGCTTATTGTGGTTGCTGATGACAAAAGCTCTTTAACTGAACCGTTAAATATTAACTTATAGTCAATAATAAAATTAAATACTGAAAAAAATAATAGCGTTATAAATAATCCACAAAGCCAATGGTATTTATATTCAACACTATTAGCACTCATAATTTACTCCTCTTTGAACATTACCTTAAGTTCTTTACTCCTCTTTCTCCAAGCAGCGAGTGCTGCATCTGTTAGAACCTTGTGGGGGACTACTCTGTTTTCTCCAAGATCAATCTCAACAGTTTCTATCATTCTGTCGTTGAACAGATCAATATATTCTGTTTCAGAACCGATCTCTTCCTTCCCGGATACAAGCAGTTTTATCTTTTCGTCAGCAGCTCCATGGTCGTGAACTCGTCCAAATAATTTTTTGCATAGCTTAACAACATCTTTTTTGAGGATTGAACCATCTCTTTTATGGCCCATGGAAAAAGTAAAGTTGGCGCTTATGGAAGGGGATGTATTCATAAGTTCAAGAAGTGTATCTGGTGAGATGCCCAACTCCTTAAAGAGTTGAGAGTTATTAGGGGCCGCCACCTGAAGCTCAAATCTCCTGATTATATCCATTTCAGCTAGCCTCTGTAGGGCCTCAGCCTCCAAAATAACATCAAAAACCACATCACCCTCATTGTCCTCTATCTCTGAAACATATGTACAGAAAGATGAGGCGGAAACGGCATCTCTGTTTTTTTGATAAATCAATATCTGTAGATCTGGGACATACACGAACGCTGCAGTATCACCAATTCCCTGATCTTCATCGAGGTCAATTTGGTCGGTCACACCATTCAGCTTCATCTTTTCAGGGATGTCTGTCATCCGTATTTTGGCGGCTTCACCTATAATACGGCCATTTTTATTTCTTCTCAATGCATTAAGTCTTACGTGATAGCGTGTGCCCTCGTAGGTTCTCTCTTCGCCAGGCAAGGCGAAAATACTATCGAGAAGCGTCTCAAATGTGCCACCACCTTCAGGCATGTTCACTTTAAAAAAATCAAAATTTATTTTCTTAATCATAATTCCCTCTTAATTTCATATTCGCATCGTATTGTGACTAATTACGTCACACATGCGCGATAACATCGGCAATGTTGTTTTGACTAACGCATAAAACGCTAATCGGTAATTATTTCCGACGATTTGGCTTCTGTGTCAGGGCAGAACCTGCAGCAGTTTTAGCGGGTTTAGCTGCGGAGCTGCGCAGGGTTTTAGACGCAGCCGTGGCGGCTTTGGGTGATGTAACTTTGGTTGGAGCTTTTCGCTGAGAAAGCGCAGATCCGGCTGCCGACTTGGCTGCTTTGCTGGCAGTGGGACTTTTGAGAGTTTTGGATGCTGCGCTTGCGGCTTTTTTGCCGGTGACTTCCTTGTTGGCCATGGACCCCTCCTGGTTGGTAGGCTTTATGTTTGTCTAGATCAGCTCGGCTTTACTCTTTTCCTTTTCCAAAAATATACCCGAGTGCCAGAGTGATGATCGGCACAAAAATGGACCAAATCGTTGCAATGGAGGAAATTTCAAAATTTAACTTAGGATCAAAATAGGACCCAATGAAAACCAAAACTGTCAGGGTGCTGCCAGCCAGAAAGCTCCATTTGATAGTTTGCCAAACAATTGCAGCTTGGGCATGCTTCCCGGAACCAATAACTCTTGTAATAGTGCCAGCTACATCGCGATCGAAACTGTCACGAGACCTTGGTTTCACATTTTGGGGCGCGACATCAATCCTATCAACCATCTACTTTCTCCCCAAGATAAAACGTGTATTCAATTTTCCTAAGATTCTCTTGCGGTTTGGCCTTACTGGTACTGATAAACAAAAAAAGGACCCTACCGTCTAAAGAACCAACACGGAGTGCCTCCGTCATTGACATGCCAATGTTGGAGTTAAAGTTATAAAAATCAATCGACAACTCAGTTGCACTAACAGGGGTAGTATCGAACCTTGGACCATCGCTATCAGTGATGAAGGTACAGTTTATGGTAAGGCTTTGGATGAGAAATTTAACTTCTTCAGTGAAAGAATGGACTAAGCCATTTCTAATAACATCCTTACCGCCGGTGCTGATAGAAAGAGAAACACCAGTCACATCGTGGGATACAGACACTTTAAAATTCTCCTCATATCAACTCGCCAGCCGAATCAGCTTGGCGACAGTTTTTTTGTCTACTTGCCTTCCTTCTTCTTCTGAAAACATTTCATAGAGCGTGGTGATCAGCTCGGCTTTTTTGGCCGGTGCCAGATTGCGTTTTTCGCCCTGCAGATATTCTTCAACTGCTTCGATCACTGCACGCAATGTGACCGTGTCGTCTATTTGGTAGGCGGTTTCGGTTTCGTTGGTGTGGCTGTGCTCGGTTCGCATTGGGCCTTCACCGGATTCCAGCCACTGTATCTTTATTCCAAAAACGTCTTCTACTGAATGAAGGGTTCTTTCTGAGAGCTGACTTCTGCCTTTGAGAGCCTCTGTCATAAGTGAGGGAGATACATGGATTTTTTTAGCAAAAGCCGATTGGCTGAGACCAGTCTCTGCAACAACTTTTTTAAGTCTACTGGAAAAATTATCCATTCACTGTATTTTCCTGCTTGACTATGTACAGTCACTGTAATATGTTTGTTCCAAGAACGATGCAAACAATACCAAGAACGAAGAGGTTACACAAATGAAAATAGATAAAGACGCCACTAGAGACCGTTGTCGCAAGAAATATGGAAGTGTCTTTGCCTGCCATGAGGCCTTTGGGGTGCATGCTCGGGTGTTTTACGCCGCAACGGATGGTACGCGGGGGCTCTCTGGTCGTGATGGCGTTGCGAAGCGCACCATCGATCGCCTTCGGACAGAGGGTTTGTTGGTTGAGATCCCTGAGACTGGTGTTCAGTAAATAGCTCATAGCGTGAGCATAACCACTGATTCGAAATTCGAATATTACAAAGGGGCTTAGGCGATGGAATCATACGAGGCAATGCGACGGGCGGTTGGTGGGGCGGCAGTAAAGGTGGCGAGACGTCTGGGCCGATCGAGCAGCATGGTTCAAAAATGGTGCGAACCATCAAACGACTTCACCACCAGTGGCGCCCTGAACCCGCTGGACCGCATAGAAGGTGTGATTGAGGTTGCGGTTCAAGAGCGGCGGCGTAGTTGTGATGCTTATGCTCCGATCTACTTCCTGGCACAACGTTTTGGTGGGCTGTTTCTGCCCCCTATCCCCATGACAATCAAAACCAGTGAGATCAGCGCTCAGTTGTGCCGCACGGTGAAAGAGGCTGGCGATGCTTTCAGCGTGGCAGCGAAGGCGTTGGAGGATGACAACCTGTCACCCAATGAGCGCCGCGAGATTTTGAAAGAGGCGCATGAGGCAATGGCGGCTTTTGCT
Above is a genomic segment from Geopsychrobacter electrodiphilus DSM 16401 containing:
- a CDS encoding phage regulatory CII family protein, with translation MESYEAMRRAVGGAAVKVARRLGRSSSMVQKWCEPSNDFTTSGALNPLDRIEGVIEVAVQERRRSCDAYAPIYFLAQRFGGLFLPPIPMTIKTSEISAQLCRTVKEAGDAFSVAAKALEDDNLSPNERREILKEAHEAMAAFAEFTRMIESEG
- a CDS encoding anthranilate synthase component I family protein translates to MALTTFSIPLATFDPLLCHQQFFPQGPGFLETLNPQAKTGRYTLVPLRVVDSFRLTHQHLLQTRGKQQRELVGDPLRLLADILSHRAVEQPTDTPFPGGFFGFFGYDLAQQIETLPQKAQRDLPIPQLQLDWVDLTAVFDHQQRMLTLASLNKDTRLDDLKKLAENIIQHQQYPLPAGNLHIPLHPQSRITPTRFMAMVEQTRAYIAAGDIYQANLSCRFDCEIQGSSAELYRRLREINPSPFACLLQWGDFSIISSSPERLVSLRGDLAETRPLAGTRARGKDRVEDQQLATELLDHPKERAEHIMLLDLERNDLGKVCRAGSVRVDELMALERYSHVTHIVSNVCGRLEAGMTPFDLLRATFPGGTITGVPKKRCMEIIDELEPTGRGSYTGSAGYISAGGEMDLNILIRGFQRAGNHLSYQVGAGIVADSDPQREWLECLAKGEALRKVLSEVADAA
- a CDS encoding DUF6731 family protein, which translates into the protein MIKKINFDFFKVNMPEGGGTFETLLDSIFALPGEERTYEGTRYHVRLNALRRNKNGRIIGEAAKIRMTDIPEKMKLNGVTDQIDLDEDQGIGDTAAFVYVPDLQILIYQKNRDAVSASSFCTYVSEIEDNEGDVVFDVILEAEALQRLAEMDIIRRFELQVAAPNNSQLFKELGISPDTLLELMNTSPSISANFTFSMGHKRDGSILKKDVVKLCKKLFGRVHDHGAADEKIKLLVSGKEEIGSETEYIDLFNDRMIETVEIDLGENRVVPHKVLTDAALAAWRKRSKELKVMFKEE
- a CDS encoding tyrosine-type recombinase/integrase codes for the protein MAIRHNKTKNGDIIPGSWVIDYYPEGRNGRRTRQIVNDCSEIEVHAIEMQLRRRRSGIKNLINPRIVDVLPDWLEWVSLHRAPKTYDSILWALKNLKPHFGALTIGEITEIHINKYKTKRKSTPRSCNLEIDYLKSLISWMVERKMCDPLPFRVQRLAYEAPQPKIPSPAELHKWLDHIDNGPKKAIIYIMLRAGLRYAEASRLKWQDVNLIDGVIYYIAKRGKTRASILPEEAIKILAGQAAIVRKANKGKYPTGYIAANPKTGEPYASMKKAFATASRKSGVPIKGPHTLRHICGTYTLEATNDLRLVQETLGHTQIRTTEKYTQISLARLRDGQQRQSDHTGQLD
- a CDS encoding DUF6864 domain-containing function, yielding MSVSHDVTGVSLSISTGGKDVIRNGLVHSFTEEVKFLIQSLTINCTFITDSDGPRFDTTPVSATELSIDFYNFNSNIGMSMTEALRVGSLDGRVLFLFISTSKAKPQENLRKIEYTFYLGEKVDG
- a CDS encoding aminotransferase class IV — protein: MLLSLNGQIITPEAARLPLDDAALLYGDSLFETFRAEENRVLLQTEHLDRLCLSAQLLDFPCDRSRLEDALTQMAAALDQPCSRLRLTLGRGTTTSFQLADGHDSWYTLTAVAATSISAKERETGAACVLAPNSRSNPLDHLPQMKRGNHADCLYAADFARRHNAREALFVDQGLIIEGSSSNIFALYGETLFTPPLGKLVLGGVTRKALIATATEYGLKLKEEALPLERLYAANEVWLSNAMTELLPVASINAKPIKRATRWQEIHHLYKLRTET
- a CDS encoding helix-turn-helix domain-containing protein codes for the protein MDNFSSRLKKVVAETGLSQSAFAKKIHVSPSLMTEALKGRSQLSERTLHSVEDVFGIKIQWLESGEGPMRTEHSHTNETETAYQIDDTVTLRAVIEAVEEYLQGEKRNLAPAKKAELITTLYEMFSEEEGRQVDKKTVAKLIRLAS